In Paenibacillus sp. FSL M7-0420, a single genomic region encodes these proteins:
- a CDS encoding MFS transporter, producing MIKKMQLPLQTLNLITGFMVWVIISSLMPFISEDISIPSGRLAMVTAIPVVLGSILRIPLGYYANILGARIIFMSSFVLLLFPVYFISEASTVTHLIIGGLFLGVGGAVFSVGVTSLPKYYAKEKHGLVNGIYGIGNLGTAVTTFSAPILAAQFGWQTAVKMYLILLLVFIVLNFFFGDRQEPKLRTPIIEQIKSVSRNEKLWLFSLFYFITFGSFVAFTIYLPNFLVSSFGLEKVDAGMRTAGFIAVATFFRPIGGWLADKFQPLFLLIFTFSVYTVAAIILAFMPDMGLYTAGCLAIAVSAGIGNGVIFKLVPLYFNKQAGIANGIVSMMGGLGGFFPPIMLSVIHAATGQYSIGFMLLSQVALASLVLVVWLYFQDRLALTSEVFNSTGQGILVTDVSGHIKTVNPAFTRLTGYTEEEVLGKQPSLLKSGRQPKDFYRVMWGEVKSKGMWQGEIWNKRKNGEEYLQWLNISAVKDETGEDVRYVGTFSDITQK from the coding sequence ATGATTAAAAAAATGCAATTGCCGCTGCAAACCTTAAACTTGATTACCGGATTCATGGTGTGGGTGATTATCTCTTCGCTGATGCCCTTTATCTCGGAGGATATCAGCATTCCTTCCGGACGGCTGGCGATGGTCACGGCGATTCCGGTAGTGCTTGGCTCGATTCTGAGAATTCCGCTGGGCTATTATGCGAATATTCTGGGGGCGCGGATTATTTTTATGTCGAGCTTCGTGCTGCTGCTGTTCCCGGTCTACTTCATCAGTGAAGCGTCCACAGTCACACATCTTATTATCGGAGGCCTGTTTTTGGGGGTAGGAGGAGCTGTATTTTCAGTAGGCGTAACCTCATTGCCGAAGTACTATGCGAAGGAGAAGCATGGTCTGGTTAACGGTATCTATGGAATCGGGAATCTCGGTACAGCGGTTACGACCTTCTCAGCGCCAATCCTGGCAGCACAGTTCGGCTGGCAGACTGCGGTCAAAATGTATCTGATTCTGCTGCTGGTATTCATCGTTCTTAACTTCTTCTTCGGTGACCGTCAGGAGCCCAAGCTCCGCACTCCGATTATTGAACAGATCAAGAGCGTGTCCAGGAACGAGAAGCTTTGGCTGTTCTCCCTGTTCTATTTCATTACCTTTGGCTCCTTCGTAGCCTTTACCATTTATCTGCCTAATTTTCTGGTATCCAGTTTTGGTCTGGAAAAGGTAGATGCCGGGATGCGCACCGCCGGCTTCATCGCGGTAGCGACCTTCTTCCGTCCGATTGGCGGCTGGCTGGCTGACAAGTTCCAGCCTTTATTCTTACTTATCTTCACCTTCAGTGTATATACGGTGGCTGCTATTATTCTGGCCTTCATGCCGGACATGGGCCTGTATACGGCAGGCTGCCTGGCGATTGCGGTAAGTGCCGGAATCGGCAACGGTGTTATTTTCAAGCTGGTACCTCTGTACTTCAATAAGCAGGCGGGGATTGCCAACGGGATTGTGTCGATGATGGGCGGTCTGGGCGGATTCTTCCCTCCGATTATGCTATCTGTGATTCATGCGGCAACCGGACAATATTCCATCGGCTTCATGCTGCTGTCCCAGGTAGCGTTGGCCAGTCTGGTGCTTGTGGTGTGGCTGTACTTCCAGGACCGGCTTGCTCTTACCTCTGAGGTGTTCAATTCGACCGGCCAGGGGATTCTGGTTACGGATGTGTCCGGCCACATCAAGACGGTCAATCCGGCCTTCACGAGGCTTACCGGCTACACCGAAGAAGAGGTGCTGGGCAAACAGCCGAGCCTGCTGAAATCCGGCCGCCAGCCGAAGGACTTTTACCGCGTGATGTGGGGTGAGGTCAAGTCAAAGGGCATGTGGCAGGGCGAGATCTGGAACAAGCGCAAGAACGGGGAAGAATACCTGCAGTGGCTGAATATTAGCGCCGTGAAGGATGAGACCGGTGAAGATGTCCGGTATGTAGGCACCTTCAGCGATATTACGCAGAAATAA
- a CDS encoding molybdopterin molybdotransferase MoeA: protein MEMNRISVTVAEAVLRVTGRVCRTGTENVPLHASYGRILAGPLTATHDVPHFTRSPYDGYAIASRDSAGASGSNRVSFTVVDHIGAGEVSQAVIGPGEAVRLMTGAALPAGADAVVMFEQAVSAGRTFTIRKAFAPQENLSLQGEDMQAGETVIPAGSFIHPGVVALLATFGYGEVKAGKRPVVGILSTGTELLAVTDPLVPGKIRNSNGPMIAAQLARMGIPYRIYDTAADRLEECLQTVRQALAETDCLITTGGVSVGDYDYLPEIYKRLGAEVLFNKVAMRPGSVTTVAVAGDQFLFGLSGNPSACFTGFELFVRPALLKMMGAEQLYLPRTTAALAEDFTKASPFTRFIRAVYDGTAVRPAGFNKSNAVSSIARGNSLIVLPGGTRGFAAGDQVDVLLLGVEEGMNDWVL, encoded by the coding sequence GTGGAGATGAACAGAATCTCGGTTACTGTAGCGGAAGCTGTGCTGCGGGTAACCGGAAGAGTATGCCGCACAGGTACAGAGAACGTTCCGCTTCATGCAAGCTATGGACGTATTCTGGCCGGGCCGCTCACCGCAACCCATGATGTACCGCATTTCACCCGGTCCCCGTATGACGGCTATGCCATCGCTTCCAGAGATTCGGCCGGTGCTTCCGGCAGTAACCGGGTAAGCTTCACCGTGGTGGATCATATCGGCGCAGGGGAAGTGTCGCAGGCTGTAATCGGCCCTGGTGAAGCGGTACGGCTGATGACAGGGGCAGCGCTCCCGGCCGGGGCAGATGCGGTAGTTATGTTTGAACAAGCAGTCTCCGCAGGGCGGACATTTACGATCCGCAAGGCGTTTGCGCCGCAGGAGAATCTCTCTCTGCAAGGGGAGGATATGCAGGCGGGGGAGACAGTCATTCCGGCCGGGAGCTTCATTCATCCCGGGGTTGTGGCGCTGCTGGCTACATTCGGTTACGGGGAGGTTAAGGCAGGGAAGCGGCCGGTGGTGGGGATTCTGTCTACAGGCACCGAGCTGCTGGCAGTGACAGACCCGCTCGTACCCGGCAAAATCCGTAACAGCAACGGGCCGATGATTGCCGCCCAGCTCGCGCGGATGGGCATTCCTTACCGGATCTATGATACAGCAGCGGACCGGCTGGAGGAATGCCTGCAGACCGTCCGTCAGGCGCTCGCTGAGACCGACTGTCTGATCACAACGGGCGGAGTGTCAGTGGGCGATTATGACTACCTGCCGGAGATCTACAAGCGCCTTGGAGCTGAGGTGTTGTTCAACAAGGTAGCGATGCGTCCCGGCAGTGTGACTACAGTGGCAGTAGCCGGGGATCAATTCCTGTTCGGACTGTCCGGCAATCCGTCGGCTTGCTTCACCGGCTTCGAGCTGTTCGTAAGACCTGCGCTGCTTAAGATGATGGGGGCGGAACAATTATATCTCCCGCGTACCACAGCCGCTCTGGCGGAGGATTTCACCAAGGCGAGCCCGTTCACCCGGTTCATCCGGGCGGTATATGACGGCACTGCGGTCCGGCCGGCCGGCTTCAACAAATCGAACGCCGTCTCCTCCATCGCACGCGGTAATTCCCTAATAGTACTGCCGGGCGGAACAAGAGGCTTCGCCGCAGGAGATCAGGTGGATGTCCTGCTGCTCGGGGTGGAAGAGGGCATGAATGATTGGGTACTGTAA